In the genome of Pseudanabaena mucicola str. Chao 1806, the window ACAAATAGAACCAAGTCAATTTGTAGTATATGCAGAGCTAAGCGATCTTCAATCGGTTGCCATAAGTCATGTACATCACCCACTACAGCTATTTTGATTGATGACTTAGGCATAGTTTCCAGTCTGAGAGTTTGGCAACAGATTAAATCTAAAGTATACAGCGCTTTTTGATAGTGCTAAACTTAAAAATCTAATCCATTTTGGGAGCAATGCCAGCAATGTCTGCGAATAATGGGAAGCTTATCACCAGTTTTAAAAGTCAGTTCTGGAATTGGCGCACCATCGCCCAATTGATATTTCTAGCAATTGTGATCACCTGTAGCATTTTGGCTTGGAATACCCTTGCTAGAAATATGCGAAGCTCAGGACTTGCTATTAGTTTTGATTTTTTAAATGATCCTGCCTCCTTTGACATTGCTGACACACCTTTCCCCTACCGCGCTTCAGACAGTTATACTCGCGCTCTACAAGTGGGTTTGCTCAACTCCCTGAAAGCGATCGCTGTAAGTATCATTTCCGCCACAGTTATAGGCATTACCGTCGGCATTTCGCGACTCTCGCAAAACTGGTTACTCAAGCAGTTGGCGCGTGTATATGTGGAGATTCTCCGCAATACCCCACTACTACTGCAACTCTTTTTCTGGTATTCTGCCATCTTTTTGTCATTGCCATCAGCTAGCGATCGCATCTCCCTTGGTTTTGCCACGCTTGCTAAGGATGGGTTAACGATTGCAGCACTGAAAATGACCATTAGTTCTGAGTTTTGCGCCCTTGTATTAGGACTAACGATGTTTTCTAGTGCCTTTATTGCGGAGATTGTGCGTGGAGGGATTCTCTCAGTTCCTAAGGGGCAGTCAGAAGCAGCTAAGGCTTTAGGATTAAGCAACTTCCAAACAATTCGCAAAATTATTTTGCCACAGGCTTTGCGGGTGATTATTCCTTCGCTTACCAGTCAATATGTAAATATTGCCAAAAACTCTAGTCTGGCGATCGCGATCGGTTATACGGATATCTATCGCATTGCCTCCACAACGATTAATCAAACGGGTAGACCTGTAAATGTTATTTTGATTATTATGGGAACCTATCTGACGATTAGCCTCGCCATTTCTGCTGTTATGAACTTAATAAATCGTCAGTTCCAAATTGTCGAAAGATAGGCTTTATTAGAACAAGGAACTTAAACTCCTTGTTATTGCTAGGTAAGTATGAATAATAAAAATATTTTAGTTTGGTTCCGCAATGATCTGCGAATCCATGATTGCGAAACCCTATATCGAGCGTCTCAACAGGCTCAGCAAACGGGGGCAAATATATTTCCCATTTATTGCTTTGATCCACGACACTTTGGCAAGACATCCTTTGGCTTTTCTAAAACAGGAGTCTTTCGCGCCCAATTCCTGATAGAGAGTGTAGCAAATCTACGCGCAAATTTGCGATCGCTTAACTCCGATCTAACAATTCGCATGGGCAAACCTGAAGATGTGTTACCCAAATTCATCCAGCAATGGGGAATTAGAACAGTTTATTACTATGCTGAAATCACTTCAGAAGAAACAAATGTAGAGGCTAAGCTGACGAAACTTTTACAAACTCAAAAGATTGAGATCAAAAGCTTTTGGGGAAGTACATTATTGCATCCTCAGGATCTACCCTTTGCGATCACGAAGTTACCTGAACTCTTTACTAATTTTCGCAAACAGGTAGAACTTGATTTGATAGTACGCAAAATCTTCCCTATTCCAAATAATCTCGATCCTCTTCCTGATAATTTGAAGGTTGGTGACATCCCGAACCTAGCCCACTTGGGACTATCTGAACCTCAGCCATGCGATCTCGCCGTTTTTAAATTTTGCGGTGGAGAATCTGCCGCGATCAAACGTTTAGAACATTATTTTTGGCAAAGCGATCGCCTACAGGTCTATAAGCAAACCCGCAATGGCATGTTGAATGCTGATGATTCCTCAAAGTTCTCTCCTTGGTTGGCTTTAGGCTGTCTCAGTCCTCGCTATATTTATGATCAGGTCAAGCAATACGAAAGCGATCGCCTTGCCAATGACTCGACCTATTGGCTATTTTTTGAGCTACTATGGCGTGACTATTTCCGATTTGTGGCGACGAAACATGGCAATAAGCTATTCCATCGCACAGGACTACGCGGCATGGATCTCCCTTGGCGGCAAGATTGGGAGCGATTGGAACTATGGCAAAATGGACAGACTGGCTTCCCCCTCGTCGATGCGAATATGCGCGAAATCTTAGCTACAGGCTTTATGTCCAATCGTGGTCGTCAAAATGTAGCAAGTTTTCTCACAAAAAATCTTGGTATCGATTGGCGAATGGGAGCAGAATGGTTTGAATCACTTCTAATTGATTATGATCCCTCTAGCAATTGGGGAAATTGGAACTATACCGCAGGGATTGGCAATGATGCGAGAGGGTTCCGCTTTTTCAATATCCATAAACAGGCTCAGGACTACGACCCACATGGCGAATACGTCAAACATTGGCTACCAGAACTTGCCGCTTTACCAGCTAATAAGGTACATCAACCTTGGAAACTTTTGCCTGTTGAGCAAAAACGTTTTCAGGTACGTCTAGGCGTTGATTATCCCAATCCTGTAGTGGATCTATTTGCCTCCGCTAAAGCCAATGAACAAATTTACATCGCGAATTGTAAAGGATAGAAATCCTAGAGATGAATGGCGGCACAATACACCATTAATCTCTGGGATTTTGATTTGTTCTATTCTCTTCTGAAGGCATTGCAATAAAATGTATTCTATGAATATTCTATGAATTTAGATGTTATTCTCCGCAATCGTTATCATATTCAGCAATCCCTCGGCAGTCAGCAAATAGGGGCGATCGCTTTATCGCTTTATCTTGCGGAAAATTTGGAACTCCCTGTTACACCTAAGCCACTATGTGTGATTTATTGCTGGCAAATTACAGAACCAAGTGAGCATGGATTTCAGCATGAAGCGATCGCCACCAAGCTTTATGAAATTGGACAGAAATATACCCTAGCACCGAAAGTACAGGCTTTTTTTAATGACGATGATTATTACTGCGTAGTGCGTGAATATTTAGAAGGTTACGCATATTTAGAGGAATTTAATCAAGAATTTGGTGAGAAGTTCAAACAAGTTGGAAATGATCCAAATTTAGTAAATCTTGACCACAAAGCACAGGATTCCGATATTTCCACAATCAAGGTTCCCCCGATCGCTAAATCATTAATGCAGTCCTTAGCCAAAATTCCGATTAAAATCAATCGTCGTCAACTACTGATCAATCTTGGCTCATCGATCGCAGGATTTAGTTTCGCAGTCTTTTTAGACAGACTGAAACCGCAACCAAAACCAATTGTGATTGTGGAAACGCCCCCAGTTCCTGAACCTCCAAGTGATCCCCTTAAGAGGGGTGATAATGCCTTTCGCGATGATTTTGGTAACGGAATTTATTTGGAAATGGTAAGAGTCCCATCGGGTAAATTTATGCTCGGTGCGCCACCCAATGAAGTTGGCAAACGGGATCAAAAATCACCATTGGTAGAAGTGCGCGTGGCTGCATTTTATATCGCCAAATTTGCAGTTACTCAAGAGCAATGGGTAATGATGATGGGCAACAATCCTGCCCATTTTCGCGAAAGTTTGCAAGCGCCTATGGAAAATATCTCTTGGATCGAAGCACAGGATTTTTGTCGGAGGTTAACTGCGCGATCGCCATATGCCTATGCTTATCGTCTACCCAGTGAAGCAGAATGGGAATATGCTTGTCGCGCTGGCACGAATTCGGCTTACCATTTCGGTGATAGCCCTGCTCAACTCGCAGATTACGCATGGTTTGTCGATAATTCCAACAAGCGATCGCAACCGATTGGGCAGAAAGTTCCGAATCCTTGGGGACTCTACGAAATGCACGGCGGCGTATGGGAATGGTGCGAGGATGCTTGGCACGATAATTTTCAGGGCGCACCAGCGGATGGTTCCGCTTGGATTGAGGGAAATTCAGGGCGGCGCGTGCGAAAGGGCGGCTCATGGAGTAACGAGGCAAAGTTATGTCGCTCAGCAAGTCGTGATTGGCATTGGCAAGGCGATCGCTACAATGACATCGGCTTCCGTGTAGTCATTTCGGCAATATAAAAGATAATATTAACCTTACAGCCGTTTAATGCCAATTATGAATGTCAGTCAATCTGCTGATCTAAGCGATCGCCAAATTTCCCAAAACCTGATCCTTGAAGCCCGTAATGTTGTAGGGGGATATGTGGAAGGCGTAGATATTTTGCAAGGGGCAAATCTAGCAGTCTATGAAGGCGAACTGGTGACGGTGATTGGCTCCAACGGTGCAGGGAAGTCCACCTTTGCCAAGGCTATCTTTGGACTAGTGCCAGTGCGCTCTGGGGAAATATTATTTGGCGATCGCAACTTAGTAGGACTGAAGCCAGAGCAAATCGTGCGTTTAGGGATTAGCTATGTTCCCCAAATCGCCAATGTGTTTCCATCGCTGAGTATTTCCGACAATTTGGATATGGGAGCTTATACCCTTGATGGCAATATCAAGGATCTCAAGGATAAAATTTATGAAACTTTCCCCGTACTGGCGAAGCGGCGCAATCAAAGAGCAGGTACATTGTCAGGAGGGGAGAGGCAAATGTTGGCGATGGGGCGAGCGATGATGCTAGAGCCAAAGCTATTAATTTTGGATGAACCATCAGCAGCTTTATCACCCATTTTGGTACAGGATATTTTTAATTTGATTCAAAAGATTAATCAAACGGGGACATCGATTATTCTGGTGGAACAGAATGCACGAAAAGCTCTACTGATAGCGGATCGGGGTTATGTAATGCACTTAGGCAAGGATGAATTTACAGGCAAGGGAACAGATTTATTAAATGATCCCGAAGTTGCCGAATTGTATTTAGGTATGGGTAATTTCGGAAAACTTTCTCCTGATTCCTAATTCTCAAATGAAGTTTGGAAAACATTGAGATCGTCAAGCTTCTAGATAAACTATTAATAGTAATGGCTGTGCCAAGTCCCACTATTACGATCGTTACGATCAAACTAAGGCTTTTTTGTAGAGGAATTTAATGGCGGTGATAGATATCAAGCTTTCGCTGGATGAACTAACCAAAGCTCAAGCAGGTTTGTTCCAGTTAGGGTTATACGATGGCGAAGTAGATGGCATCTATGGTAGGTTAACCGAAACTGCTTTTGTGCAGTTTGCTAATGCCCTAAGTATTGACACTATTTTAGATGCTAATTCTCAAGCAATTACCAATAGCCTGTTGCAAATTCCTGCAGTCGTTAGACATTTGCTAGCAATTTTAGGGCAGGGTGACCGCCTCTTACAAAAATTTACGAATTCCCAGCGCATTTTTGTCAACATGGGGCAAGCCGATTCTAATCACCTTGGCTTTCTTGATCGCGGGGTTAAAGGTTGTGCAGCAGGATCGATGAAAAGCTTGCCCAATCGAAATTTCGCTCCATCACCTTTATTAAGCCATATTCCCACTTACCCCGCCCGTCTCTCTACTTTACCTGATGGGGTCAACGTTGTTTCCTATGGTGAAACTGCGATGTTAGCAGGTACACAGATCAGAGTGCGCTTTCGTCCCTATCCTGCCCTTGGTCAAATTCCAAATATCGAAAATATTGGCTTAGAGTTTCTCCATGACAGTATTCAAGAAGCCTGTATCTGCATCGGTAGCGTTGTTAATGGGCAAATGCTTGCCCGTTGGATTGGCAAAAATCCTCTTAGAAATGTCCAGTTTTGGAGTTCGACTAAAATATTGCCCCTGCTATATACCATCACTAGGGCCAACCAAGTAGAACCCAATCAAGCGATCGCGAATTGTGCTGTTACCGATCCTAGTGGCAAGCAGCAAACACGTTCTTTTTCAGATCTAGCACAGCGTATTTGCAACTATGTTGATTCGGAAGGGATGACCTCTAACTCTTTAGCAGCAATGTTTAAGCAATTTGCAGCTCCGCAAGAACTACAAAATTGGTTGAAGTCCCTTACAGGCAATAATAAACTCATTTTTCAAGGTCGTTATGGAGAAAAGCCTTATATTGAACAGCCCGTACTACTGAATGTTATCGGCAATAGCATAATTCCACCTACTAAGGAGCCGCATAGAGGGGATAACTTAATTTCGGCATACGATCTAACTAGAGTTATGTCTCTAGTGACATGGCATCGCCATATTCCACCAACCAATCGATTACCCTATGCTCAATGGCATAGCCTTAGTAATTTAATCAATGCAATGGGTCAGGATACCGCTAGATATATTGATGCAGCGATTGCAGCTTTGGGATTGCAATATTTTATTGGCGATCCTGTTGTGATCTCGAAAATGGGATTTGGCTATAGCGATCAAAGGAAACGCTCGGAACTGACCTATACAGCTTGTATTCAATTTGTGGATCGCCTTGCAACATCCCATGACCAGTCTCTACCCAAGTTTCGTTCTGTAAATATGACTCTCAGAGCCGTGCTAGATCTTAAAGATCCCGTTCGAGAAGCGTTAGAGATTGACTCTCGCATGGCTGCTACAGTTACGGAAATTTTGCGTAGGATTATGACGGAAGAGCTAATCTAGGTTAAGACTTAACAAAATCTGTTCAGGTTAGCGGAACTAAAAAATATCATTACCTTTATTGTTCGATATGAATTTAATTTTGTCTAAAGCAAAATCAAGTCGGAATGAGAATACACAATGCAAAAACAACGTCCTTTATCTGCTGTAGGTCTATGGTGGCGATGGGTACTTGCAACATTTGTCGGTACTGTGATTGGTAATATTTTAGGGATACCCGCTTGTTTAGCAGGTATCTATTATCTAAGTGATTACCTTACTGAGTTAAAAATTTGTCATACAGGCTTTGGTAGTCTTACCTGTCCCGTCACAACTGGCATTGTCAGTGGTTCTCTAGTTGTCGGTGTATTTGTAGGCTTTATGCAGTATTTGGTTTTGCGCCGTTTGCTTCGATCTTCTGCATGGTGGATTATAGCAAGTACCTTTGGCTGGACTTGTATTGGCTCTGCGGCAACCAGTTTAGCCTATACTGCCCAGTTTGGTTTTGTGATCGGTGAGGATGGAGTTTTTGCTGAGAGTAACATCATTGATCGGCTTCCTGTATTGGTCACCCACGGTCTGTGGTTAGTTTTCGCGGGACTTTTATTAGGAGTTTTGCAATGGCTGATTCTTTGGAATGGAGCAGGCAATACAGTTCCAAAGCAACGTCTATTTTGGTGGATTGTTGTTAACGTTACTCTAGTCTTCTTTAGCGCGATCACTATTGTGTTAATTTTTCGAGGTATGGGCAGCCTGAGAGGGATTCTCTGGTTTTTCTTAGGATTTACCCCTATTTATGCCACGATTACAGGAGCAGCCCTTGCAAAAATGCGTTTACATCGACAAGCTAAAGTAGAGGAAACCCAACCTGCTCTTGCTCTAAATCATGAAAGTAATGAGATTTCCGAATCATTGTAGTTTTGATAGTTAATGTCCAATTTACCGCCTGAAGTGATCCCCCTGCGATCGCAACTTACTGAATCAACTTCGATCACCCTTGCCGACCAAATCCAATTTTGCTTAGTTTCAACCACCTTTACCAGTGAGGTGATTTTGACGAGCTATGTTTGTGATGGTCTGTCGCGATATGAGCAAGCACCGATCTTGCTATTACATGGTTTTGATAGTTCGCTATTCGAGTTTCGTCGACTGATTCCAAGGCTTGCGCCAACTCGTCAAACTTGGGCGATGGATTTATTTGGCTTTGGTTTAACTGAGCGCCTTGTCGATGCTCAAGTTAGCCCTGAAACGATCAAAGACCATCTCTATTATTTCTGGAAAACTGCGATCGCCAAACCGATCATTCTCGTGGGTGCATCAATGGGTGGAGCTGCCGCTATTGACTTTGCACTCACCTATCCCAAAGTCGTCAAGAAACTAGTTCTCATCGGTAGTGCAGGAATGCGAAAAGGAACCGCCGCAGGTAAATTCCTTGTACCACCCTTAGATCGGATGGCAACCGATTTTCTCCGCAGTCCCAAAGTACGGCGCGAAGTAAGCCTCAAAGCTTATGCTGATCCTAGCTTTGTCACTAGTGATGCTGAGATTTGTGCCGCGCTCCATTTAGCAATGCCACGCTGGAGTGAAGCACTCATTTCCTTCACCAAGAGTGGCGGCTATGGTTCCTTTGCGGAACAATTAGCCTATTTACAGCAAGAAACGCTGATCCTCTGGGGCGATCGCGATCGCATTCTCGGCATAAAAGATGCGGAAAAGTTCCAGTCGATCATTCCCAATAATCAGCTAATTTGGATTGACAATAGCGGGCACGTTCCTCATTTAGAACAACCTGCAATTACAGCCCAGTCAATCCTCAACTTCTTAGAACAAGGGGCTTAGGCTCTTGCAGATAAAAATGTCCACCATAGTTATATGGCTGTTACTGCCTGTTGAGGCTTTGAGTAGTACAGAAATATTTTTGAAAGCAGAGCAAAGCGCCGCTTTCAAAAATATTTCTAGTTTTTAAGTAAGCGCAAAGTACTGTATCTAGCTGTTATCTAGCTTCGACTTCGCTCAGCAAAAGTTGGCTGAGCGAAGTCGAAGCAACAGGTACTTTAATTAATAGCAAATCCCTTAAGCCGTTTGCCTCAGTTCACGACACCGATCACATAACGATAATGAACAATCAACCTCAAGTCAGCATCATTATGGGTAGCGATTCCGACTTACCCACCATGCAAGGCGCGATCGCTATTTGCCAACAGTTTAATATTCCCCACGAAGTCGCGATTATCTCCGCCCATCGTACTCCCGAACGGATGGTAGAATTTGCCAAAAGTGCCCACATTCGGGGTGTTCGCGTAATCATTGCAGGGGCAGGAGGCGCGGCACATTTACCAGGGATGGTTGCGGCGCTGTCCCCTTTGCCAGTAATTGGCGTACCCGTTACTACTCGTCAATTGAATGGTGTCGATTCTCTCTATTCGATTGTGCAGATGCCCAAAGGAATTCCTGTAGCAACTGTGGCGATCGGTAATGCGGATAATGCAGGACTACTAGCTGTCCAAATCTTAGCAAGTCACAATCCTGAACTGCTGAAACAGGTGATTGCCTATCGCACATCCTTGAAAGACATGGTGATGGAAAAGCAAGAGAAATTAGAGTCTCTGGGTAGCGAAAAATATTTACAACAAATGTAATGGATCATGGTTGGCTTCAACTTTTGGGGGGAATCACATTTTTGATTCTATACCTCATCTTCTCAGCTAAGACAGAAATGGGAACTAAGTATTTTATGAACCAATTTATAAATCAAGATAGCGATCGCCTAGCAGAAATCATCAACTTTCTGCAAATTTCAGATAAACTAGCGACCGCAGGACAGCCAACGGTTAAGCAATTGCTCGCAATTGCTGATGCTGGTTATGAAATCGTGATTAATCTGGCACTACCGACTTCTGAAGGCGCGATCGCCAATGAATCACAATTAGTGCAGTCCTTGGGAATGGAATATATTGCTATTCCTGTGAATTGGGAAAGTCCTGCGATGGCGGATTTAGACGCTTTCCTGCAAGCAATGGAACAACGCCAAAATCAAAAAATCTTTGTCCATTGTGCTAAGAATATGCGCGTTTCAGCTTTTATCTATCTCTATCGCCGCTTGCACTTAAATTGCGACTATGAGCAGGCAATCGCCGATTTACACAAAATCTGGCATCCCAATGAGACTTGGCAAAATTTCATTGATACAAAACTTACGAAGTGAGTTTTGTATAGCTTTTTTCAAGCAAACCTATGTACCTCACCGGGATGTTAAATGCTATAGCGGTTTTCAAATGAGTACACACTCATTTGAAAACCGCTATATCTACAAATTGAGATAGAAGTCCTTAACTAGAGAGATGTAATCTTCTGTATAAATATGTTTACTTTTCTCAATTGTAAGCGTAGTTTCTTGTAACGGAAATTTTGTTTTGCTCAATTCCAGAGCAATCCGCTTGATCGGGCTATCTAGCCTTGGTTTGATGTTTACTTGGCGATCGCACCACAAGTCAAAAGCCTGAGCCTGATGCAAAAACTTATGGGCTAAATCTGTAGGATAAATTACGGCTAAATGACCAGATTGTTTGAGTAAACGACTGGCTATATGGAGAATATCTGTCTGTAGCAGACTATCGCTATGTCTTGCTAGGGTGCGTGATGTTGCTAATGCTTTATAGGCTTTTTCAAAAAATGGCGGATTAGAAATAATCAGATCGTATTGCTGGTGGCAGGTAACTGCAAAGCCCTGAATTCTTGCATGATAGATCTTGATGCGATCGCCCCAAGGTGAATTTTGCATATTATCCTGAGCCTGCCTATAGGCTGCATCATCAATTTCGACGGCATCAATTTGGGTTGTTGTAGATTTTTGCGATCGCTGTGCCAGCATTAAGGCAAGTATTCCTGTACCAGTGCCAATATCCAAGATTTGGGCATTCTCAGGAACATTTACCCATGCACCCAATAAAATTCCGTCCGTCCCCACTTTCATCGCACATTGATCTTGTTTGATCGCAAATTGTTTGAATAAGAAAGAGTGATTCTGCCTTCCCATATGTGTAATTCCTGAGAAACCAAAAAGCAGCACAATGTGCTGCTTTTTAGTGAATTAGAAAGATTTTGAAACCTTCGCAAAGAGACGGTTTCAAGTTAGTGCAAAGAGGTATAAATATTAAACAGAATTAAACAGAATTAAACAGAAACAGTTTGCCATTCGAGTCGCTCTAGAGTGTGAGAACGTTCTAGCGCACGCTCAAAGCTATCAAGTTTAGGTTCAATCAGGAAGGGTTCGCCAACATAACCTTGAACTGCCTCTTGAGTCTTCAAACCATTACCAGTGATATAAACCACGGTAGTTTCTTCAGGATCAATCTTGCCTGCTTCAACTAGCTTCTTCAGAACAGCGATCGTGGTTCCACCCGCAGTTTCCGTGAAAATACCTTCTGTTTCGGCAAGTAACTTCATAGCTTGGATAATTTCATCATCGTTGACAGATTCAATGTTGCCATTAGTCTTGTTCGCAATGTCGATCGCATAGATACCATCCGCAGGATTACCGATCGCAATACTCTTAGCAATGGTCTTCGGCTTAACGGGAGTAATAAAGTCGCGACCTTCTTTAAATGCTGAAGCAATAGGAGAGCAACCCTCAGCTTGAGCACCACTGAAACGCACAGGTTTATCTTCCACTAAACCCACCTTCACAAACTCATTGAAGCCCTTATAGATCTTGGTGAAGAGAGAACCAGATGCTAAAGGTGCAACGATATGATCGGGAAGTTTCCATCCGAGTTGCTCAATTACTTCATAGCCAAGAGTCTTAGAGCCTTCAGAGTAGTACGGACGGAGGTTGATATTCACAAAGCCCCAACCGTGAGTATTAGCAACTTCTGAGCAAAGACGGTTTACTTGGTCGTAGTTACCATGGACGGAGAAAACTTTAGGATTGTAAATGGTTGTGCCAAGTACTTTGCCTGCTTCGAGGTCAGAGGGGATGAAGACACAACACTCCAAGCCTGCATGAGCAGCGATCGCCGCAGTAGAGTTGGCAAGATTACCAGTACTAGCGCAAGCTACGGTAGTAAAACCTAATTCACGGGCGCGACTGAGGGCAACCGAAACAACGCGATCCTTGAAACTCAAGGTAGGCATATTCACGGCATCATTCTTAATGTAGAGATTTTTGATGCCGAGGCGCTTGGCAAGGCGATTGGCTCTGATCAGGGGAGTCATGCCTGTAGATACATCAATATAGTTGTCAGTTTTGACTGGTAAGAAATCACGATAGCGCCAGATGGAGAGGGGACCAGCTTGAATAGTTGCACGGCTGACCTTGGCGGCGATCGCCTCGTAGTTGTAGGCAACTTCTAGAGGACCAAAGCACAATTCACAAACGTGCATCGCCTTAGCTTCGTACTCTGCACCACATTCTTTGCATTTGAGATTACTGAAGGTATCAACACGCTCACTGGTGTAAGGAGAAGCAATGGTTGCTGTCATGTTTTTGATCGCTCTTTTAGTCGCTAAAAGTTTTTAGATTTTTTTGATTGAAATGAACCTTAACATATGAGTTTATAGTCGTCAAATATACCAGACTAAATTAGTCGGGTATAAGAATCCAAAGCTTCAAGCAGCTAGCTACTCTAAGTTTTGGATTCTCTGAATTGCCATGCTAAGCACGACGCAAATAGCGGAAAATGGTAAAAACTGCACAGCAGTTTTTACCATTTTCCGCTTTCGTCGAACTGACGTTAAATTACGCTGGAGTTACTGGTGTCAGAATCTTTATTTGATCAAGCAAGTGTTAGGCTTGCCGATGCGATCGCCCATGTTGATATTTCTGAAGATGCGATCGAACGTTTGAAGTCCCCAAAAGCAAGTTTACAAGTTTCCATTCCTGTACGCATGGATGATGGAACATTAAAGGTCTTTCAAGGCTATCGGGTACGCTACAACGATTTGCGAGGACCGACCAAAGGTGGTATCAGGTTTCACCCTAGTGTGAATATGGATGAGGTAAAGTCCTTAGCCTTTTGGATGACCTTTAAATGTGCCGCCGTGAATTTACCATTTGGGGGCGCAAAGGGTGGTGTTGCCGTTGATCCTAAGCAATTGTCCAAGTTTGAGCTAGAACGGCTCAGTCGTGGCTATATTGATGCGATCGCAGATTTTATGGGAGCTGATGTCGATATTCCCGCTCCCGATGTGCAGACGAACCAGACCATTATGGGCTGGATGGTAGATGAATATAGCAATATTCAACGTCAGCTCTGTCCTGCAGCAATCACTGGCAAGCCTTTAGCGATGGGTGGCAGTGTTGGACGCGAAACCGCAACGGGGTTAGGAGCATTTTTTGTGATTGAGACTTTGCTGCCCTTACTCAAGAGGCAAAGGGAACAGACCACAGTAGCAATCCAAGGATTTGGCAATGTTGGTGCGGCGATCGCTGATCTGCTCAGTCAAGCAGGTTACAAAGTTATAGCGGTAAGTGACTCTAAGGGCGGGATCTATGCACCGCAAGGATTAGATATTCCCAGCATTATCAGTTACAAAAATTCAACACGCAGCTTTCAAGCTGTTTACTGTCAGGATTCCGTGTGCAACATTGTCGAACATAAGAAGATTACCAATGAAGAATTACTTGAACTTGATGTCGATGTTTTGATTCCTGCGGCTCTGGAAAATCAAATTACGGAACATAATGCCCATCAAATTCATGCAAGATATATTTTCGAGATTGCTAATGGACCAGTCTCCCCTGCGGCGGATCGAATTTTAGAACAACAAGAGATTATGGTCTTTCCTGATATTTTAGTTAATGCAGGGGGTGTCACCGTCAGTTATTTTGAATGGGTGCAAAATCGCAGTGGCTTGTATTGGACAATTGAAGAAATCAATGATCGACTTAAACAAAGCATGGTTGCGGAAACCCTCAGAATTTGGAAGATTGCCGAGCAAAAACAAATCTCCATGCGAACCGCAGCCTATGTTCATGCGTTAAAGCGACTAAGTGAAGCGATCGAGGCTAAAGGCACACGTGCTTACTATGCTCAATAAGGGAAAACTTTGTGACACAGCAATCCATATCACATAATTTTTCTTATCGGGAAATTGGGTCTAAAACCCCGTCCTTCTAGGACGGCTTTGTATTAATCTATGCTACAATATACAGCATAAGACTTGCTAAATCCATGTTAGTACTTGAAGCAAAAC includes:
- a CDS encoding amino acid ABC transporter permease codes for the protein MSANNGKLITSFKSQFWNWRTIAQLIFLAIVITCSILAWNTLARNMRSSGLAISFDFLNDPASFDIADTPFPYRASDSYTRALQVGLLNSLKAIAVSIISATVIGITVGISRLSQNWLLKQLARVYVEILRNTPLLLQLFFWYSAIFLSLPSASDRISLGFATLAKDGLTIAALKMTISSEFCALVLGLTMFSSAFIAEIVRGGILSVPKGQSEAAKALGLSNFQTIRKIILPQALRVIIPSLTSQYVNIAKNSSLAIAIGYTDIYRIASTTINQTGRPVNVILIIMGTYLTISLAISAVMNLINRQFQIVER
- a CDS encoding DASH family cryptochrome, producing MNNKNILVWFRNDLRIHDCETLYRASQQAQQTGANIFPIYCFDPRHFGKTSFGFSKTGVFRAQFLIESVANLRANLRSLNSDLTIRMGKPEDVLPKFIQQWGIRTVYYYAEITSEETNVEAKLTKLLQTQKIEIKSFWGSTLLHPQDLPFAITKLPELFTNFRKQVELDLIVRKIFPIPNNLDPLPDNLKVGDIPNLAHLGLSEPQPCDLAVFKFCGGESAAIKRLEHYFWQSDRLQVYKQTRNGMLNADDSSKFSPWLALGCLSPRYIYDQVKQYESDRLANDSTYWLFFELLWRDYFRFVATKHGNKLFHRTGLRGMDLPWRQDWERLELWQNGQTGFPLVDANMREILATGFMSNRGRQNVASFLTKNLGIDWRMGAEWFESLLIDYDPSSNWGNWNYTAGIGNDARGFRFFNIHKQAQDYDPHGEYVKHWLPELAALPANKVHQPWKLLPVEQKRFQVRLGVDYPNPVVDLFASAKANEQIYIANCKG
- a CDS encoding formylglycine-generating enzyme family protein — translated: MNLDVILRNRYHIQQSLGSQQIGAIALSLYLAENLELPVTPKPLCVIYCWQITEPSEHGFQHEAIATKLYEIGQKYTLAPKVQAFFNDDDYYCVVREYLEGYAYLEEFNQEFGEKFKQVGNDPNLVNLDHKAQDSDISTIKVPPIAKSLMQSLAKIPIKINRRQLLINLGSSIAGFSFAVFLDRLKPQPKPIVIVETPPVPEPPSDPLKRGDNAFRDDFGNGIYLEMVRVPSGKFMLGAPPNEVGKRDQKSPLVEVRVAAFYIAKFAVTQEQWVMMMGNNPAHFRESLQAPMENISWIEAQDFCRRLTARSPYAYAYRLPSEAEWEYACRAGTNSAYHFGDSPAQLADYAWFVDNSNKRSQPIGQKVPNPWGLYEMHGGVWEWCEDAWHDNFQGAPADGSAWIEGNSGRRVRKGGSWSNEAKLCRSASRDWHWQGDRYNDIGFRVVISAI
- a CDS encoding ABC transporter ATP-binding protein, whose translation is MNVSQSADLSDRQISQNLILEARNVVGGYVEGVDILQGANLAVYEGELVTVIGSNGAGKSTFAKAIFGLVPVRSGEILFGDRNLVGLKPEQIVRLGISYVPQIANVFPSLSISDNLDMGAYTLDGNIKDLKDKIYETFPVLAKRRNQRAGTLSGGERQMLAMGRAMMLEPKLLILDEPSAALSPILVQDIFNLIQKINQTGTSIILVEQNARKALLIADRGYVMHLGKDEFTGKGTDLLNDPEVAELYLGMGNFGKLSPDS
- a CDS encoding peptidoglycan-binding domain-containing protein, with product MAVIDIKLSLDELTKAQAGLFQLGLYDGEVDGIYGRLTETAFVQFANALSIDTILDANSQAITNSLLQIPAVVRHLLAILGQGDRLLQKFTNSQRIFVNMGQADSNHLGFLDRGVKGCAAGSMKSLPNRNFAPSPLLSHIPTYPARLSTLPDGVNVVSYGETAMLAGTQIRVRFRPYPALGQIPNIENIGLEFLHDSIQEACICIGSVVNGQMLARWIGKNPLRNVQFWSSTKILPLLYTITRANQVEPNQAIANCAVTDPSGKQQTRSFSDLAQRICNYVDSEGMTSNSLAAMFKQFAAPQELQNWLKSLTGNNKLIFQGRYGEKPYIEQPVLLNVIGNSIIPPTKEPHRGDNLISAYDLTRVMSLVTWHRHIPPTNRLPYAQWHSLSNLINAMGQDTARYIDAAIAALGLQYFIGDPVVISKMGFGYSDQRKRSELTYTACIQFVDRLATSHDQSLPKFRSVNMTLRAVLDLKDPVREALEIDSRMAATVTEILRRIMTEELI